A genomic segment from Actinomadura hallensis encodes:
- a CDS encoding GNAT family N-acetyltransferase, producing MTGKWGVAPREERGGECGPEIVIERAGPGDAGEVLTVQRAAYVAEAQLYGDPFIPSLVESVEQLRKALSGDAVVLKAVLGGRIVGAVRAQFSGSTCLVGRLVVAPDLQRRGIGRRLLAALEDEVAGRADACVLFTGHLSEGNLRLYRRAGYTETHRERVAAHLTLVHMRKPLVPAGTA from the coding sequence ATGACCGGAAAGTGGGGGGTCGCCCCCCGCGAGGAGCGCGGCGGCGAGTGCGGGCCCGAGATCGTGATCGAGCGGGCCGGGCCCGGGGACGCCGGGGAGGTGCTCACCGTGCAGCGCGCCGCGTACGTCGCGGAGGCGCAGCTGTACGGCGACCCGTTCATCCCGTCGCTGGTCGAGTCGGTCGAGCAGCTCCGGAAGGCGCTGTCGGGCGACGCGGTCGTGCTGAAGGCGGTGCTCGGCGGCCGGATCGTCGGCGCCGTCCGCGCCCAGTTCAGCGGGAGCACCTGCCTGGTCGGGCGGCTCGTCGTCGCGCCCGACCTGCAGCGGCGCGGCATCGGGCGGCGGCTCCTCGCCGCGCTGGAGGACGAGGTCGCCGGGCGCGCCGACGCGTGCGTGCTGTTCACCGGCCACCTCAGCGAGGGGAACCTGCGGCTGTACCGCCGCGCCGGCTACACCGAGACCCACCGGGAGCGGGTCGCCGCGCACCTCACGCTCGTCCACATGCGCAAGCCCCTCGTCCCGGCCGGGACGGCGTGA
- a CDS encoding PaaI family thioesterase: MYGDLGKTMGIEVLEASPERVVGRMPVKGNTQPYGLLHGGASCVLAESLGSTGAALHAGAGRIAVGIEINATHHRSATEGHVTGVATRAHGGRTLATYDIVITDDEGRRVCTARLTCMLRDAPPS; the protein is encoded by the coding sequence ATGTACGGCGACCTGGGCAAGACCATGGGGATCGAGGTCCTGGAGGCGTCGCCGGAGCGCGTCGTGGGCCGCATGCCCGTCAAGGGCAACACCCAGCCGTACGGCCTGCTGCACGGCGGCGCGTCGTGCGTGCTGGCCGAGTCGCTCGGGTCCACCGGCGCGGCGCTGCACGCGGGGGCCGGGCGCATCGCCGTCGGCATCGAGATCAACGCGACGCACCACCGGTCCGCGACCGAGGGTCACGTCACCGGTGTGGCGACCCGCGCGCACGGCGGGCGCACCCTCGCCACCTACGACATCGTGATCACCGACGACGAGGGGCGCCGCGTCTGCACCGCCCGGCTCACCTGCATGCTGCGGGACGCTCCCCCGAGCTGA
- a CDS encoding endonuclease/exonuclease/phosphatase family protein translates to MASTDANTDVGTRTGGPAVSGPSIVPPGPARLALIAVTVAVLAQTLRFSLPQLDHFADQAGTAVAAVGVLLVYLAGFTAPLIRRAVGPRGLLLAAVGGLFAVRLLAQAIEPRTWLSFAATAIGMIAVAALYEAARGLSGVGFATATVAGLSADAAVRMCFATWDPVWRGGVGPWLACLAFVGLGAAALYRNMSSSPITAPGISWRDALGGAAFGPFLALQVLVLSSPAFVASSGWLSLTAAHVTIVIGQGLALAFLASGLAVRAVPGGVCVLGGTVLGIGAGAVAGTYAISGIEVVPIVVVGQVLSAWLLAVAVRAPLRRAGAGGPVWRVDVGAALGGLLIFVILVPYQVSAVSPLPFPNNLLPGAAGIALGALAAIASARGGPLPARAPLRALTAGAAALVLLAGTLVFTVAAPDGKAPAPPLPGHVRVLSYNIHDAVNQSGRLDPEGIARVIEEQGAQVVLLQEASRGSLLSGTADVGVWLSRRLGMKLIWGPAADGQFGNAILTSLPVHSSGTGRWPRGDWSQIRGYVWARLGVGDTTMDVWSTHLEGGEDRADERARSIAALLRAWGGAPRTLIGGDFNAGPDSPELAAMTDGTDLRSTAIGNDTSPTRSDGARVDWIFGSDGILVTEYDVPVSDASDHYPVAVTVRIGR, encoded by the coding sequence GTGGCCAGCACAGACGCCAACACCGACGTCGGGACCAGGACCGGCGGCCCCGCCGTGTCCGGACCCTCCATCGTCCCGCCGGGCCCCGCCAGACTCGCGCTGATCGCGGTCACGGTCGCGGTTCTGGCGCAGACGCTGCGTTTCTCGCTGCCCCAGCTCGACCACTTCGCCGACCAGGCCGGCACCGCGGTCGCCGCCGTCGGCGTCCTGCTCGTCTACCTCGCCGGGTTCACCGCGCCGCTGATCCGCCGCGCCGTCGGCCCCCGCGGGCTGCTGCTCGCCGCGGTCGGCGGCCTGTTCGCCGTCCGGCTGCTGGCGCAGGCCATCGAACCGCGGACCTGGCTGTCGTTCGCCGCGACCGCCATCGGCATGATCGCCGTCGCGGCGCTGTACGAGGCTGCGCGCGGACTGTCCGGCGTCGGGTTCGCCACCGCCACCGTCGCCGGCCTGTCGGCCGACGCCGCGGTGCGGATGTGCTTCGCCACCTGGGACCCGGTGTGGCGCGGAGGGGTCGGGCCGTGGCTGGCGTGCCTGGCGTTCGTCGGGCTCGGCGCCGCCGCGCTCTACCGCAACATGTCGTCCTCGCCGATCACCGCGCCCGGCATCTCCTGGCGGGACGCGCTGGGCGGCGCCGCGTTCGGGCCGTTCCTGGCGCTGCAGGTCCTCGTCCTGTCCAGCCCCGCGTTCGTGGCGTCGTCGGGATGGCTGTCGCTGACCGCCGCGCACGTCACGATCGTCATCGGGCAGGGCCTCGCGCTGGCGTTCCTCGCGTCCGGCCTCGCCGTGCGGGCCGTCCCGGGCGGCGTGTGCGTCCTCGGCGGCACCGTCCTCGGGATCGGCGCGGGCGCCGTCGCGGGGACGTACGCGATCTCCGGCATCGAGGTCGTGCCCATCGTGGTCGTCGGGCAGGTGCTGTCGGCGTGGCTGCTGGCCGTGGCGGTCCGGGCGCCGCTGCGCCGCGCCGGGGCGGGCGGGCCGGTCTGGCGGGTCGACGTCGGCGCCGCGCTCGGCGGCCTGCTGATCTTCGTGATCCTGGTCCCGTACCAGGTCAGCGCGGTGTCGCCGCTGCCGTTCCCGAACAACCTGCTGCCCGGCGCGGCGGGCATCGCGCTCGGTGCGCTCGCCGCGATCGCGTCCGCCCGCGGCGGCCCGCTGCCCGCCCGCGCGCCGCTGCGCGCCCTCACCGCGGGAGCCGCCGCGCTCGTGCTGCTGGCCGGCACGCTGGTGTTCACCGTGGCGGCGCCGGACGGCAAGGCGCCCGCGCCGCCGCTGCCCGGCCACGTGCGGGTCCTCAGCTACAACATCCACGACGCCGTCAACCAGTCGGGACGCCTCGACCCTGAGGGCATCGCCCGGGTCATCGAGGAGCAGGGCGCCCAGGTCGTCCTGCTGCAGGAGGCCAGCCGCGGGTCGCTGCTGTCCGGCACCGCCGACGTCGGGGTGTGGCTGTCGCGGCGCCTCGGCATGAAGCTGATCTGGGGTCCGGCCGCCGACGGCCAGTTCGGCAACGCGATCCTGACGTCGCTGCCGGTGCACAGCTCCGGGACCGGCCGGTGGCCGCGCGGCGACTGGTCGCAGATCCGCGGGTACGTGTGGGCGCGGCTCGGCGTCGGCGACACCACGATGGACGTGTGGTCCACGCACCTGGAGGGCGGCGAGGACCGCGCCGACGAGCGCGCCCGCTCCATCGCGGCGCTGCTGCGGGCGTGGGGCGGCGCGCCCCGCACGCTGATCGGCGGCGACTTCAACGCCGGGCCCGACAGTCCCGAGCTCGCCGCGATGACCGACGGCACCGACCTGCGCAGCACCGCGATCGGCAACGACACCTCCCCCACGAGGTCCGACGGCGCGCGCGTCGACTGGATCTTCGGGTCGGACGGCATCCTCGTCACCGAGTACGACGTGCCGGTGTCGGACGCGTCCGACCACTACCCGGTCGCGGTGACCGTCCGGATCGGGCGCTGA
- the rpsA gene encoding 30S ribosomal protein S1 — translation MTSSTEATSTTPQVAVNDIGSEEAFLAAIDETIKYFNDGDIVEGTVVKVDRDEVLLDIGYKTEGVIPSRELSIKHDVDPNEVVSTGDHVEALVLQKEDKEGRLILSKKRAQYERAWGTIEKIKDEDGIVTGTVIEVVKGGLILDIGLRGFLPASLVEMRRVRDLQPYVGRELEAKIIELDKNRNNVVLSRRAWLEQTQSEVRQTFLNTLQKGQVRKGVVSSIVNFGAFVDLGGVDGLVHVSELSWKHIDHPSEVVEVGQEVTVEVLDVDMERERVSLSLKATQEDPWQQFARTHQIGQVVPGRVTKLVPFGAFVRVEEGIEGLVHISELAERHVEIPEQVVQVGDEIFVKIIDIDLDRRRISLSLKQANESAIGIDEEDFDPTLYGMPAEYDEHGNYKYPEGFDAETGEWLPGYDEQRETWERQYAEARARFEAHRRQIEEARKAEAEAGAAPAGGDTSYSGGGESETGGGALATDEALAALREKLSGGQ, via the coding sequence ATGACGAGCAGCACCGAGGCCACCTCGACCACCCCGCAGGTAGCGGTCAACGACATCGGGTCCGAGGAAGCCTTCCTCGCCGCGATCGACGAGACCATCAAGTACTTCAACGACGGCGACATTGTCGAAGGCACTGTCGTCAAGGTCGATCGTGACGAGGTCCTCCTCGACATCGGCTACAAGACCGAGGGCGTCATCCCCTCGCGCGAGCTGTCCATCAAGCACGACGTCGACCCGAACGAGGTGGTCTCCACGGGAGACCATGTCGAGGCCCTCGTCCTCCAGAAGGAGGACAAGGAAGGCCGGTTGATCCTGTCCAAGAAGCGCGCCCAGTACGAGCGCGCCTGGGGCACGATCGAGAAGATCAAGGACGAGGACGGCATCGTCACCGGTACGGTCATCGAGGTCGTCAAGGGCGGGCTCATCCTGGACATCGGCCTGCGCGGCTTCCTGCCCGCGTCGCTGGTCGAGATGCGCCGCGTCCGCGACCTGCAGCCGTACGTCGGCCGCGAGCTCGAGGCCAAGATCATCGAGCTGGACAAGAACCGCAACAACGTGGTCCTGTCCCGCCGCGCCTGGCTGGAGCAGACGCAGAGCGAGGTCCGCCAGACCTTCCTCAACACGCTGCAGAAGGGCCAGGTCCGCAAGGGCGTCGTGTCCTCGATCGTCAACTTCGGCGCGTTCGTCGACCTCGGCGGGGTCGACGGCCTGGTGCACGTCTCCGAGCTGTCCTGGAAGCACATCGACCACCCCTCCGAGGTCGTCGAGGTCGGCCAGGAGGTCACGGTCGAGGTCCTGGACGTCGACATGGAGCGCGAGCGGGTCTCGCTGTCGCTCAAGGCGACGCAGGAGGACCCGTGGCAGCAGTTCGCCCGCACCCACCAGATCGGGCAGGTCGTCCCGGGCCGCGTCACCAAGCTGGTGCCGTTCGGCGCGTTCGTCCGCGTCGAGGAGGGCATCGAGGGCCTGGTGCACATCTCCGAGCTGGCCGAGCGGCACGTGGAGATCCCCGAGCAGGTCGTCCAGGTCGGCGACGAGATCTTCGTGAAGATCATCGACATCGATCTCGACCGGCGCCGGATCAGCCTGTCGCTCAAGCAGGCCAACGAGAGCGCCATCGGCATCGACGAAGAGGACTTCGACCCGACGCTGTACGGCATGCCGGCCGAGTACGACGAGCACGGCAACTACAAGTACCCCGAGGGCTTCGACGCCGAGACCGGCGAGTGGCTGCCCGGGTACGACGAGCAGCGCGAGACCTGGGAGCGGCAGTACGCCGAGGCCCGCGCCCGCTTCGAGGCCCACCGCAGGCAGATCGAGGAGGCCCGCAAGGCCGAGGCGGAGGCCGGTGCCGCGCCCGCGGGCGGGGACACCTCCTACTCGGGCGGCGGCGAGAGCGAGACCGGCGGCGGCGCCCTCGCCACCGACGAGGCGCTCGCGGCGCTGCGCGAGAAGCTGTCCGGCGGGCAGTAG
- a CDS encoding ABC transporter ATP-binding protein, producing MTETDAKAAEGQAPEPLLVAEKVVSGYIPEVNILNGCDLTLSEGEVVAIIGPNGAGKSTLIKTMFGLIPVRSGSILLKGSSITNLAAHELVSRGVGYVPQTQNVFPSLSVEENLEMGLYLRPKQWSERFAFVCELFPLLGERRKQKAGALSGGERQMVAMGRALMMDPSVLMLDEPTAGLSPKFQDEVFQQVKQINASGVSIVMVEQNARRCLQIADRGYVLDQGRNAYTGTGSELLHDPKVIELYLGTLAKVD from the coding sequence ATGACCGAGACGGACGCCAAGGCGGCCGAGGGGCAGGCGCCGGAGCCGCTGCTGGTGGCGGAGAAGGTGGTCTCGGGGTACATCCCCGAGGTCAACATCCTCAACGGCTGCGACCTCACTCTCTCCGAGGGGGAGGTCGTGGCGATCATCGGGCCGAACGGCGCCGGCAAGTCGACGCTGATCAAGACGATGTTCGGGCTGATCCCGGTGCGTTCGGGGTCGATCCTGCTGAAGGGCTCGTCCATCACGAACCTCGCCGCGCACGAGCTGGTGTCGCGGGGGGTCGGGTACGTGCCGCAGACCCAGAACGTGTTCCCCTCGCTCAGCGTCGAGGAGAACCTGGAGATGGGGCTGTACCTGCGGCCGAAGCAGTGGAGCGAGCGCTTCGCGTTCGTCTGCGAGCTGTTCCCGCTGCTAGGGGAGCGCCGCAAGCAGAAGGCGGGCGCGCTGTCGGGCGGTGAGCGCCAGATGGTGGCGATGGGCCGGGCGCTGATGATGGACCCGTCGGTGCTGATGCTGGACGAGCCGACGGCGGGCCTGTCGCCGAAGTTCCAGGACGAGGTCTTCCAGCAGGTGAAGCAGATCAACGCCAGCGGCGTCTCGATCGTGATGGTCGAGCAGAACGCGCGCCGCTGCCTGCAGATCGCCGACCGGGGTTACGTGCTCGACCAGGGCCGCAACGCCTACACGGGCACCGGCAGCGAGCTGCTGCACGACCCGAAGGTCATCGAGCTGTACCTGGGGACCCTCGCGAAGGTCGACTGA
- a CDS encoding ABC transporter substrate-binding protein, translated as MQGGRRFRTLALTAVAALALAACGGGDDGGEDTNAGGGSSKDGVLKLGYVFPESGELAHLGPPQISATKYAISEINKAGGVLGKPIPEVVGSDEGGKAEIANASVDRLLGQNVDGIIGAAASGMSLAILDKVKSAQKVQCSGSNTAPTFTDYNDDGFYFRTAPSDVLQGPILADTITGDGHDTVAITYRGDDYGKGLAEATKAALENVGATVPVMEAYEPNTTNFNATVSKIRDAKPDAVVMVSFQEGAQLGTKLIEAGFKANQFYSADGMKDEEMAERFSKSDPSVIEGFKGTGPASVENKEFTEGLKAFDPKLEVFQYAPQVYDCVVVMALAAEAAKTDDPAVFKTKMNEVTKDGEKCTTFAQCRDLLKDGKDIDYDGASGPLDFTEPGEPGATEIEIYEYNDKGKFEIVDTVPSKPLT; from the coding sequence ATGCAAGGCGGCAGAAGGTTCCGCACCCTGGCACTCACCGCCGTTGCCGCGCTCGCCCTCGCGGCCTGCGGCGGCGGCGACGACGGCGGCGAGGACACCAACGCCGGCGGCGGCAGCAGCAAGGACGGGGTCCTCAAGCTCGGGTACGTGTTCCCGGAGAGCGGCGAGCTGGCCCACCTCGGGCCGCCCCAGATCTCGGCGACCAAGTACGCCATCTCCGAGATCAACAAGGCCGGCGGCGTCCTCGGCAAGCCCATCCCCGAGGTGGTCGGATCGGACGAGGGCGGCAAGGCCGAGATCGCCAACGCCTCGGTCGACCGCCTGCTGGGCCAGAACGTCGACGGCATCATCGGCGCCGCGGCGTCCGGCATGTCCCTGGCGATCCTCGACAAGGTGAAGAGCGCCCAGAAGGTGCAGTGCTCGGGCTCCAACACCGCCCCGACCTTCACCGACTACAACGACGACGGCTTCTACTTCCGCACCGCGCCGAGCGACGTGCTGCAGGGCCCGATCCTCGCCGACACCATTACCGGTGACGGCCACGACACCGTCGCGATCACCTACCGCGGCGACGACTACGGCAAGGGCCTGGCCGAGGCCACCAAGGCCGCCCTGGAGAACGTCGGCGCCACCGTGCCGGTGATGGAGGCCTACGAGCCGAACACCACCAACTTCAACGCCACCGTCTCCAAGATCCGCGACGCCAAGCCGGACGCCGTGGTGATGGTCTCCTTCCAGGAGGGCGCGCAGCTCGGCACCAAGCTCATCGAGGCCGGCTTCAAGGCGAACCAGTTCTACAGCGCCGACGGCATGAAGGACGAGGAGATGGCCGAGCGCTTCTCCAAGAGCGATCCTTCGGTCATCGAGGGCTTCAAGGGCACCGGCCCCGCCTCCGTGGAGAACAAGGAGTTCACCGAGGGCCTGAAGGCGTTCGACCCCAAGCTCGAGGTCTTCCAGTACGCGCCGCAGGTCTACGACTGCGTGGTGGTCATGGCGCTCGCGGCCGAGGCCGCCAAGACCGACGACCCGGCGGTCTTCAAGACCAAGATGAACGAGGTCACCAAGGACGGCGAGAAGTGCACCACCTTCGCGCAGTGCCGTGACCTGCTCAAGGACGGCAAGGACATCGACTACGACGGTGCCAGCGGTCCGCTCGACTTCACCGAGCCCGGCGAGCCCGGCGCCACGGAGATCGAGATCTACGAGTACAACGACAAGGGCAAGTTCGAGATCGTCGACACCGTCCCGAGCAAGCCGCTGACCTGA
- the coaE gene encoding dephospho-CoA kinase, producing the protein MLKVGLTGGIGAGKSAVSALLAERGAVVIDADKIAREVVEPGTPGLAAVVAEFGEDVLLPSGGLDREKVGRIVFNDPDRLAALNAIVHPLVGERMQELMDAAPDDAVVVYDVPLLVENGLASMYDEVVVVDAPEEVQVERLVEHRGMTEEDARARMANQASREERRAVATHVIDNSGTLDDLKAQVDALWETLTERAAAKKDAAE; encoded by the coding sequence GTGCTGAAAGTGGGACTCACCGGCGGAATCGGGGCGGGCAAGAGCGCGGTGTCGGCGCTGCTCGCCGAGCGCGGAGCCGTGGTCATCGACGCCGACAAGATCGCCCGGGAGGTGGTGGAGCCGGGCACGCCCGGTCTCGCCGCCGTCGTGGCGGAGTTCGGCGAGGACGTCCTCCTCCCGTCGGGCGGCCTCGACCGGGAGAAGGTCGGCCGGATCGTGTTCAACGACCCCGACCGGCTCGCGGCGCTGAACGCGATCGTCCATCCGCTGGTGGGGGAGCGGATGCAGGAACTGATGGACGCCGCACCCGACGACGCCGTCGTGGTGTACGACGTCCCCCTGCTGGTGGAGAACGGCCTGGCCTCCATGTACGACGAGGTCGTCGTGGTGGACGCCCCCGAGGAGGTGCAGGTCGAACGGCTCGTCGAGCATCGCGGCATGACGGAGGAGGACGCCCGGGCCCGCATGGCGAACCAGGCGTCCCGTGAGGAGCGCCGCGCCGTCGCCACCCACGTCATCGACAACTCCGGCACGCTGGACGACCTGAAGGCCCAGGTCGACGCCCTATGGGAGACCCTCACCGAGCGCGCCGCCGCCAAGAAGGACGCCGCTGAGTGA
- a CDS encoding polysaccharide deacetylase family protein: MPLLHKIAGVVVVCAVILGLTLPGSRRGREEGGQAAAGSSSTPGAVNAGAASPAPASASPSASANAPIPAAAPEAVAVKANELGQIPVLMYHRIVKKPDRTLDRSTKELYDELTRLAKGGYQPITAAEFVSGRFDVPAGKHPVVLTFDDSTPDQFALDANGAPRPDTAVGIIQQVARENPGFRPTATFFVVKDVFGMDDAQASAGLKWLLQHGYDVGNHTQSHADLSVLPEKKVQDEIGGMEDRIARLAGARTATLAYPFGSVPRKEKWAREQEGRYSFQGIFLAGWRPSPSPFDEEFDRWNIPRVRSEGKIKENDCAKFCSTAWLEHLDKNPHERYTSDGDPNTVTFPKADEDRLAEEYRGRARTY, from the coding sequence GTGCCTCTGCTTCACAAGATCGCTGGAGTCGTGGTCGTCTGCGCCGTGATCCTGGGGCTGACGCTTCCCGGGTCGCGCCGCGGGCGCGAGGAGGGCGGGCAGGCCGCGGCCGGGAGCTCGTCCACCCCCGGTGCGGTGAATGCGGGGGCCGCCTCGCCGGCGCCCGCGAGCGCGTCGCCGTCGGCGTCGGCGAACGCGCCGATCCCCGCGGCCGCGCCCGAGGCGGTGGCGGTCAAGGCGAACGAGCTCGGGCAGATCCCCGTGCTGATGTACCACCGGATCGTCAAGAAGCCGGACAGGACGCTCGACCGGTCCACCAAGGAGCTCTACGACGAGCTGACGCGCCTGGCCAAGGGCGGCTACCAGCCGATCACGGCGGCCGAGTTCGTCAGCGGGCGGTTCGACGTCCCCGCCGGGAAGCACCCGGTCGTGCTGACGTTCGACGACAGCACGCCCGACCAGTTCGCGCTGGACGCGAACGGCGCCCCGCGGCCCGACACGGCCGTGGGGATCATCCAGCAGGTCGCCAGGGAGAACCCCGGGTTCCGGCCGACGGCGACGTTCTTCGTGGTCAAGGACGTCTTCGGGATGGACGACGCGCAGGCGTCCGCCGGGCTGAAGTGGCTCCTCCAGCACGGGTACGACGTGGGCAACCACACGCAGTCGCACGCCGACCTGTCCGTCCTGCCGGAGAAGAAGGTGCAGGACGAGATCGGGGGCATGGAGGACCGGATCGCCCGGCTCGCCGGGGCGCGCACGGCGACGCTCGCCTACCCGTTCGGGTCCGTGCCGCGCAAGGAGAAGTGGGCGCGCGAGCAGGAGGGCCGGTACTCCTTCCAGGGGATCTTCCTCGCCGGGTGGCGGCCGTCGCCGTCGCCGTTCGACGAGGAGTTCGACCGCTGGAACATCCCGAGGGTACGCTCGGAGGGGAAGATCAAGGAGAACGACTGCGCCAAGTTCTGCTCGACCGCGTGGCTCGAGCACTTGGACAAGAACCCTCATGAGAGGTACACATCTGACGGTGACCCCAACACCGTGACGTTCCCCAAGGCGGACGAGGACCGGCTGGCCGAGGAGTACCGCGGCCGGGCGCGGACGTACTGA
- the polA gene encoding DNA polymerase I yields MATKASTPDNGGPEGRDRLLLLDGHSLAYRAFFALPVENFSTTDGQPTNAVYGFTSMLINVLRDEQPTHIAVAFDRSEPTFRHEQYVEYKAGRQKAPDEFRSQISLIFEVLDALRIPRLSVAGYEADDIIATLSVQAAQAGMETLIVTGDRDAFQLVNDDVTILYPVRGVSELARMDPAAVEAKYGVPPERYRELAALVGETSDNLPGVPGVGPKTAAKWLTKYGDLDTLVARVDEIKGKAGDNLREHLAQVLRNHQINKLDCEVALDVAPPQLTMGQWDREEIHTLFDSLQFRVLRERLYSTLSAAEPEADEGFDVQLDVLEPGGLGAWLEVNARGRLGIAVTGSWGRGTGEITAVALASKEGPAVHLDPAELIDEDERALAAYLADPGRPKAIHDAKGPMLAFAARGMTLEGVTSDTALAAYLALPGQRTFDLADLVLRYLHRELRSETEDSGQLTLDGSGEEEAAQALAVRARAVTELADVLDKDLEKRGATRLLQEVELPLVGVLAGMERAGIAVDTDHLANLSASLGGQVKEQEQEAHSAVGHEFNLGSPKQVQQVLFDELKLPKTKRTKTGYTTDSEALTNLQEKEPHPVLEHILRWREVAKLKSIVDSLIPMADETGRIHTTFNQMIAATGRLSSTDPNLQNIPIRTAEGRQIREAFTVGDGYETLLTADYSQIELRIMAHLSEDEALLEAFGSGADFHTITASRVFGLPPEQIDGELRARIKAMNYGLAYGLSAYGLSQQLRISPDEARGLMEEYFQQFGGVRDYLRDVVARARRDGYTETILGRRRYLPDLNSDNRQRREMAERMALNAPIQGSAADIIKVASLNVHRAINAAGLRSRVLLQVHDELVFEVAPGELDHLKTLVKTEMENAYDLRAPLSVSMGTGRTWQQAAH; encoded by the coding sequence GTGGCGACGAAAGCATCGACCCCTGACAACGGCGGCCCGGAGGGTCGCGACCGGCTCCTCCTGCTCGACGGGCACTCCCTGGCCTACCGGGCGTTCTTCGCGCTGCCCGTGGAGAACTTCTCCACCACCGACGGGCAGCCGACCAACGCCGTGTACGGCTTCACGTCCATGCTCATCAACGTCCTGCGGGACGAGCAGCCCACCCACATCGCCGTGGCGTTCGACCGCTCCGAGCCGACGTTCCGGCACGAGCAGTACGTGGAGTACAAGGCGGGCCGCCAGAAGGCCCCCGACGAGTTCCGCAGCCAGATCAGCCTGATCTTCGAGGTGCTGGACGCGCTGCGGATCCCGCGGCTGTCGGTCGCGGGCTACGAGGCGGACGACATCATCGCCACCCTGTCCGTCCAGGCCGCCCAGGCGGGGATGGAGACCCTCATCGTCACCGGCGACAGGGACGCCTTCCAGCTCGTCAACGACGACGTCACGATCCTCTACCCCGTCCGCGGCGTGTCGGAGCTGGCCCGGATGGACCCCGCCGCCGTCGAGGCCAAGTACGGCGTCCCGCCCGAGCGGTACCGCGAGCTGGCCGCCCTGGTGGGGGAGACCAGCGACAACCTGCCCGGCGTGCCGGGCGTCGGCCCGAAGACCGCCGCCAAGTGGCTCACCAAGTACGGCGACCTCGACACCCTCGTCGCCCGCGTCGACGAGATCAAGGGCAAGGCGGGCGACAACCTGCGCGAGCACCTCGCCCAGGTCCTGCGCAACCACCAGATCAACAAGCTCGACTGCGAGGTCGCGCTGGACGTGGCGCCGCCGCAGCTGACGATGGGCCAGTGGGACCGCGAGGAGATCCACACCCTGTTCGACTCCCTGCAGTTCCGGGTGCTGCGCGAGCGCCTGTACTCGACGCTGTCGGCCGCCGAGCCCGAGGCCGACGAAGGCTTCGACGTCCAGCTCGACGTCCTGGAGCCCGGCGGGCTCGGCGCCTGGCTGGAGGTCAACGCCCGCGGCCGCCTCGGCATCGCCGTCACCGGCAGCTGGGGCCGCGGCACCGGGGAGATCACCGCGGTGGCGCTGGCGTCCAAGGAGGGCCCCGCCGTCCACCTCGACCCGGCCGAGCTGATCGACGAGGACGAGCGCGCCCTGGCCGCCTACCTCGCCGACCCCGGCCGCCCCAAGGCGATCCACGACGCCAAGGGCCCCATGCTGGCGTTCGCGGCGCGCGGCATGACCCTGGAGGGCGTCACCAGCGACACCGCGCTCGCCGCGTACCTGGCGCTCCCCGGGCAGCGGACGTTCGACCTGGCCGACCTCGTCCTGCGGTACCTGCACCGCGAGCTGCGCAGCGAAACCGAGGACTCCGGCCAGCTCACCCTCGACGGCTCCGGTGAAGAGGAAGCCGCGCAGGCCCTTGCGGTCCGCGCGCGCGCCGTCACCGAGCTGGCCGACGTCCTCGACAAGGACCTCGAGAAGCGCGGCGCGACCCGCCTCCTGCAAGAGGTCGAACTGCCGCTCGTCGGCGTCCTCGCCGGCATGGAACGCGCCGGGATCGCCGTCGACACCGACCACCTGGCGAACCTGTCGGCGTCCCTCGGCGGCCAGGTCAAGGAACAGGAGCAGGAAGCCCACAGCGCCGTCGGGCACGAGTTCAACCTCGGCTCGCCCAAGCAGGTCCAGCAGGTCCTCTTCGACGAGCTGAAACTGCCCAAGACCAAGCGCACCAAGACCGGCTACACCACCGACTCCGAGGCCCTCACGAACCTCCAGGAGAAGGAACCGCACCCCGTCCTGGAGCACATCCTGCGCTGGAGGGAGGTCGCCAAGCTCAAGAGCATCGTCGACTCCCTCATCCCCATGGCCGACGAGACCGGGCGCATCCACACCACCTTCAACCAGATGATCGCCGCGACCGGGCGGCTGTCGTCCACCGACCCGAACCTGCAGAACATCCCGATCCGCACCGCCGAAGGCCGCCAGATCCGCGAGGCGTTCACCGTCGGCGACGGCTACGAGACGCTCCTCACCGCCGACTACTCCCAGATCGAACTGCGGATCATGGCGCACCTGTCGGAGGACGAGGCGCTCCTCGAGGCGTTCGGATCCGGCGCCGACTTCCACACCATCACCGCGTCCCGCGTCTTCGGCCTCCCGCCCGAGCAGATCGACGGCGAACTCCGCGCCCGCATCAAGGCCATGAACTACGGACTCGCCTACGGCCTGTCCGCCTACGGGCTCTCCCAGCAGCTCCGCATCTCCCCCGACGAGGCCCGCGGCCTCATGGAGGAGTACTTCCAGCAGTTCGGCGGCGTCCGCGACTACCTCCGCGACGTCGTCGCCAGAGCCCGCCGCGACGGCTACACCGAAACGATCCTCGGCCGCCGCCGCTACCTCCCCGACCTCAACTCCGACAACCGGCAACGCCGCGAAATGGCCGAACGGATGGCGCTCAACGCCCCCATCCAGGGCTCCGCCGCCGACATCATCAAGGTCGCCAGCCTCAACGTCCACCGCGCCATCAACGCCGCCGGCCTCCGATCCCGCGTCCTCCTCCAGGTCCACGACGAACTCGTCTTCGAAGTCGCCCCCGGCGAACTGGACCACCTCAAAACCCTCGTCAAAACCGAAATGGAGAACGCCTACGACCTCCGCGCCCCCCTCAGCGTCTCCATGGGCACCGGCCGAACCTGGCAACAAGCAGCGCATTAG